One genomic region from bacterium encodes:
- a CDS encoding DUF5107 domain-containing protein: MIRSRRVVNILIGLTILVGVGAAAAQAPPAGAVKVYRGQVELASYEFSGRELEPTLFANSTLEGEYPLPPFMRPYKSETPAPRKYDAVFLENEYLRLTVVPDFGGRVYSLYDKVHGREVFYRNDVLKFSGVNPKHAWPVGDIEITGPHDHHMLTVDGEPYWFSRVRGNPDGSASLVLSSMDPYFRMKLDYILTLSPGLAALQLTVGLYNCRDDRQPYMLWVNAGVPATQNTRFVYPMGRTIGHTTSEVADWPYYNGVDYSWFKNNKHMLGVFGIDIYDNFLGAYDYNLDYGTFRYADRRITQGMKTWTWGNSRRAESIEHGYTDKAGPYIEIQSGRNVWDGHYEWLAPHTHEGWTECWFPVAGIGGLTTTTADLALNLTVSADPKGRKSSVRLGLSPNRVLAGARVSLSVAGAGGERVLFEGPADLAPGKPFVKELKNLAADSAALCGMRVRVTGGDGAVVLDYRRPDRDPGHCEYTPFTSQLEKTRKTPDQMSAEELVLEAETRIEEMHAETGAALLRAALERDPGYSRAHLGLGLWHLDQENLDSAVVHLSAVVDRDPYNQEAYYYLSRAQLAAADSAKAERNLYFIPPTAGLYAQREYSLGQIAFRRGGLDEARAHLEQAVAANGTHLYARDLLALTCRLSGLNDQAREQLDDALRLDPTDRWALAERAFLGGEQADRAALDSLLGGQSQESLELASVYRDLYRWSEALAVLEITERVNHDPYGAPAIFWYTKALCLRRLGRDSEAGDACRKGSESRGNVDRFPFRRESREALAEAIVYNPSDVTARYLLGCLQYFLRCPDEAIAQWQAAVELAPDDFSLRRSLGLALAEQGRGMEAAAGQLEAAIRLNPEHTRTFADLSLLYSREGAFDRQLALLERAIQRSPEDDYLVEGLLTAHLVAGHYSVADSLIQHHVFEQRHRDYSLRDKYRFLRYAVGAQAFQRGGYAAAKSEFERALYPPSSLGADDFQYQNAPRVHYYLGRTLAALGQSAQAQEEYRKAVSGWESLKGDRDSYNSENFFIIPALRELGQKDDADRLLGSMQTFAAGELDKKNRYFQAEAHYLVGLALKSEGRASQAHEMFDKAIAIDPTLLGPRLELRGDVIDPLKGN; encoded by the coding sequence GTGATACGGTCGAGGCGCGTTGTCAACATATTGATCGGGCTGACGATACTGGTGGGAGTTGGTGCGGCTGCGGCCCAGGCGCCACCCGCTGGGGCGGTCAAGGTCTACCGGGGACAGGTGGAGCTGGCGAGCTACGAGTTCTCGGGCCGCGAGCTGGAGCCGACCCTGTTTGCCAACTCCACCCTGGAGGGCGAATACCCTCTGCCGCCTTTCATGCGGCCCTACAAGAGCGAGACTCCCGCGCCGCGCAAGTACGACGCCGTTTTCCTGGAGAACGAGTACCTGCGGCTGACCGTGGTCCCGGATTTCGGCGGGCGGGTCTACTCGCTCTACGACAAGGTGCACGGCCGCGAGGTGTTCTACCGCAACGACGTGCTCAAGTTCTCGGGGGTAAATCCCAAGCATGCCTGGCCGGTGGGGGACATCGAGATCACCGGGCCGCACGACCACCACATGCTCACCGTGGACGGCGAGCCGTACTGGTTCAGCCGGGTGCGGGGCAACCCGGACGGCAGCGCGTCGCTGGTCCTCAGCTCGATGGACCCCTATTTCAGGATGAAGCTGGACTATATCCTCACCCTGAGTCCGGGCCTTGCGGCCCTGCAGCTCACCGTGGGCCTCTACAACTGCCGCGACGACCGTCAGCCCTACATGCTCTGGGTCAACGCCGGGGTGCCGGCCACGCAGAATACGCGCTTCGTCTACCCGATGGGCCGCACCATCGGCCACACCACCAGCGAGGTAGCCGACTGGCCCTACTACAACGGGGTGGACTACTCCTGGTTCAAGAACAACAAGCACATGCTGGGCGTGTTCGGCATCGACATCTACGACAATTTCCTGGGGGCTTACGACTATAACCTGGACTACGGTACGTTCCGCTATGCCGACCGCCGGATCACCCAGGGCATGAAAACCTGGACCTGGGGTAACAGCCGCCGCGCCGAGTCCATCGAGCACGGCTACACGGACAAGGCCGGCCCCTATATCGAGATACAGAGCGGGCGCAACGTATGGGACGGCCATTACGAGTGGCTGGCGCCCCACACCCACGAGGGCTGGACCGAATGCTGGTTCCCGGTGGCCGGGATCGGGGGGCTCACCACCACCACGGCCGACCTGGCGCTGAACCTGACAGTGAGCGCCGACCCGAAAGGCAGGAAATCCTCGGTGCGGCTGGGGCTGTCGCCCAACCGGGTGCTCGCGGGCGCGCGGGTCAGCCTGAGCGTGGCCGGAGCGGGCGGTGAGCGTGTCCTGTTCGAGGGCCCGGCCGACCTGGCCCCGGGTAAGCCGTTCGTCAAGGAGCTGAAAAATCTGGCCGCGGACAGCGCCGCCCTGTGCGGGATGCGCGTGCGGGTGACCGGCGGCGACGGCGCCGTGGTGCTGGACTACCGCCGCCCGGACCGTGACCCCGGCCACTGTGAGTACACGCCATTTACCAGCCAGTTGGAGAAGACACGCAAGACCCCGGATCAGATGAGCGCGGAGGAACTGGTCCTGGAGGCCGAGACCCGGATCGAGGAGATGCACGCCGAGACCGGCGCCGCGCTGTTGCGCGCGGCCCTGGAGCGCGACCCCGGCTACTCGCGGGCGCACCTGGGCCTGGGGCTCTGGCACCTGGACCAGGAGAATCTGGACAGCGCGGTGGTGCACTTGAGCGCGGTGGTGGACCGCGATCCCTACAACCAGGAGGCCTACTACTATCTGTCCCGGGCCCAGCTCGCCGCGGCCGACAGCGCCAAGGCCGAGCGCAACCTCTATTTCATCCCGCCCACGGCCGGGCTGTACGCCCAGCGCGAGTACAGCCTGGGCCAGATCGCTTTCCGCCGGGGCGGGCTGGATGAGGCACGCGCGCACCTGGAACAGGCTGTCGCCGCCAACGGCACACACCTCTACGCCCGCGACCTGCTGGCCCTGACCTGCCGTCTGAGCGGACTGAACGACCAGGCCCGGGAGCAGCTCGACGACGCACTCCGCCTCGACCCCACCGACCGCTGGGCCCTGGCCGAGCGGGCTTTCCTGGGCGGGGAGCAGGCGGACCGCGCCGCCCTGGACTCGCTGCTGGGCGGCCAGAGCCAGGAATCGCTGGAGCTGGCCTCGGTCTACCGCGACCTCTACCGCTGGAGCGAGGCCCTGGCGGTGCTGGAGATCACCGAGCGCGTCAACCACGACCCCTACGGCGCCCCGGCCATATTCTGGTACACTAAGGCCCTCTGCCTGCGCCGTCTGGGGCGGGACTCCGAGGCCGGGGACGCCTGCCGCAAGGGGAGTGAAAGCCGCGGCAATGTAGACCGATTCCCGTTCCGCCGCGAAAGCCGCGAGGCCCTGGCCGAGGCGATCGTGTACAACCCCTCGGACGTGACAGCGCGCTACCTGTTAGGCTGCCTGCAGTATTTCCTGCGCTGTCCGGATGAGGCGATAGCCCAGTGGCAGGCCGCGGTGGAACTGGCCCCGGATGATTTCAGCCTGCGGCGCAGCCTGGGCCTGGCCCTGGCCGAGCAGGGCCGCGGGATGGAGGCCGCCGCCGGGCAGCTCGAGGCCGCGATCCGCCTGAACCCCGAGCATACCCGCACCTTCGCCGACCTGAGCCTGCTCTACTCGCGCGAGGGCGCCTTCGACCGTCAGCTCGCCCTGCTCGAACGGGCGATCCAGCGCTCACCGGAGGATGATTACCTGGTGGAGGGGCTTCTCACCGCGCACCTGGTGGCCGGGCATTACTCGGTCGCCGACAGCCTGATCCAGCACCACGTGTTCGAGCAGCGCCACCGTGACTACAGCCTGCGCGACAAGTACCGTTTCCTGCGCTACGCCGTGGGCGCCCAGGCGTTCCAGCGGGGCGGCTACGCCGCCGCGAAGTCCGAGTTCGAGCGGGCGCTCTACCCGCCCAGCTCGCTGGGGGCGGATGATTTCCAGTACCAGAACGCCCCGCGGGTGCACTATTACCTTGGCCGCACCCTGGCCGCTCTGGGTCAGAGCGCCCAGGCGCAGGAAGAGTACAGGAAGGCTGTTTCCGGCTGGGAATCGCTCAAGGGCGACCGCGACAGCTACAACAGCGAGAATTTTTTCATAATCCCGGCCCTGCGCGAACTGGGGCAGAAAGATGACGCCGACCGTCTGCTCGGCTCGATGCAGACTTTCGCCGCCGGCGAGCTGGACAAGAAGAACCGCTATTTCCAGGCCGAGGCGCACTATCTGGTGGGCCTGGCCCTGAAGAGCGAGGGCCGGGCTTCCCAGGCGCATGAAATGTTCGACAAGGCCATCGCCATCGACCCGACCCTGCTCGGCCCACGCCTGGAGCTGCGCGGCGATGTGATCGACCCGCTGAAAGGCAATTGA
- a CDS encoding acetylxylan esterase — translation MKTLINFLCALLVSASVSPRPATAWDRGTVAYEGPPGVTVTPVMPDSMHLLKSGAAGVPLHLSVRNELDRPLVGALLYAGITDFQGHGKQDFSLLLDIPAGASRELSFTADSLSGCPGFYDVRVLAFDHGRELGGTEFTFGLDVDSIDTPPYPPADFDSFWRATRDSLRAAPLEAKVEKEDSLCTATAQVFRVSYRSLHGVTVHGWLTLPVQGKGPFPAFLVLPGYSSGRIQPRPDLAELGWASLALQVRGYGVDRKEYPPDNSRYMTIGIDSPETYVYREIICHCLRGLDLLAARPEVDPRRLGVFGGSQGGGLSLLTAGLDSRVRLVSAGVPFLTNFPLSMSMTGAPYREVVEYIRQHPERREAVMRTLAYVDVLNVAGRITAPVLVSAGLFDRTCPAPSIYGMFLRLGSKDKTIRLYPYLDHLEVHSSHAQFEHDWLVRHLFAAEQVKK, via the coding sequence ATGAAAACCCTTATAAATTTCCTCTGCGCCCTGCTGGTTTCAGCCTCTGTCTCACCACGTCCCGCCACTGCCTGGGACCGCGGCACAGTGGCCTACGAGGGCCCGCCGGGAGTGACTGTCACCCCGGTTATGCCGGATTCTATGCATTTGCTCAAATCCGGCGCGGCGGGTGTGCCCCTGCATCTCAGTGTCAGGAACGAGTTGGACCGCCCCCTGGTGGGAGCTTTGCTGTATGCCGGGATCACCGATTTCCAGGGGCATGGAAAGCAGGATTTCTCGCTGCTGCTGGATATCCCGGCCGGCGCAAGCCGTGAGCTGAGCTTTACGGCCGACAGCCTCAGCGGCTGCCCTGGGTTCTACGACGTGCGGGTGCTGGCTTTCGACCACGGGCGCGAGCTGGGCGGCACCGAGTTCACTTTCGGCCTGGATGTGGACTCCATCGACACGCCGCCCTACCCTCCGGCCGATTTCGACTCTTTCTGGCGGGCCACCCGGGATAGCCTGCGCGCCGCTCCGCTGGAGGCGAAAGTAGAGAAAGAGGACTCGCTCTGCACCGCCACTGCACAGGTCTTCCGGGTCAGCTACCGCAGCCTGCACGGGGTGACCGTGCACGGCTGGCTCACCCTGCCCGTGCAGGGGAAAGGGCCGTTCCCGGCCTTTCTGGTCCTGCCCGGCTACAGCAGCGGACGCATCCAGCCCCGGCCCGACCTGGCCGAGCTGGGCTGGGCCAGCCTGGCGCTTCAGGTGCGCGGCTACGGGGTGGACCGGAAAGAGTACCCGCCCGACAACAGCCGCTACATGACCATTGGGATCGACTCGCCGGAGACCTATGTCTACCGCGAGATAATCTGCCACTGCCTGCGCGGGCTGGACCTACTGGCCGCACGCCCGGAAGTGGACCCGCGCCGCCTGGGGGTGTTCGGGGGCAGCCAGGGCGGCGGGCTGTCGCTGCTCACCGCCGGGCTGGACAGCCGTGTGCGCCTGGTCTCGGCCGGGGTGCCGTTCCTGACAAATTTCCCGCTCTCCATGAGCATGACCGGTGCGCCCTACCGCGAGGTGGTCGAGTACATCCGTCAGCACCCCGAGCGCAGGGAGGCGGTGATGCGCACCCTGGCCTACGTGGACGTCCTGAACGTGGCGGGGCGGATAACCGCGCCGGTGCTGGTCTCGGCCGGCCTTTTCGACCGCACCTGTCCGGCGCCCTCGATCTACGGGATGTTCCTGCGCCTGGGCTCCAAGGACAAGACAATCCGCCTCTACCCCTACCTGGACCACCTGGAAGTGCACTCCAGCCACGCGCAGTTCGAGCATGACTGGCTGGTCCGCCACCTTTTCGCCGCAGAACAGGTAAAGAAGTAG
- a CDS encoding helix-turn-helix domain-containing protein, with translation MGFARDNREWITIREAVARMPVPVSKSTLRRWVEEGRHGIVAGRFGARLVVRADSLPMVEKEPGLGTEPLRQRGPGKPRADRDTAARED, from the coding sequence ATGGGGTTCGCCAGGGACAACCGGGAGTGGATAACCATCCGTGAGGCAGTGGCGCGCATGCCGGTGCCGGTTTCCAAATCCACCCTCCGCCGCTGGGTCGAGGAAGGCCGTCACGGCATCGTGGCCGGTCGGTTCGGGGCGCGGCTGGTCGTGCGCGCGGACAGCCTGCCGATGGTGGAAAAGGAGCCGGGGCTGGGGACAGAACCCCTCCGGCAGCGCGGTCCGGGAAAACCGCGAGCCGACCGGGACACAGCCGCCCGGGAGGATTGA
- a CDS encoding acetamidase/formamidase family protein produces the protein MDRATFFGCFGFGAAVLPSLALTAGQQASGGVFSGLGQARTFAGDNLSGVRVLGQDNSFTVFKAGLTPAYRVALGELVLIEASHGMPGLVTREGQFLKSQPGDKTNPATGPVFIEGIGPGDALAMDILDLRVGDWGYSGGKVYEIQGGYLVLEPGLHLPLWPMLGVVGVAPAAGEMDTATPGDCGGNMDCREVRAGSTLVLNAQVEGALLGVGDGHAAQGDGEIRGQGIETDTRTLCRFRKLPQRLSERPVILRQEMVATLGAHVDLNEAAWQATDDMVALLRQVTGREEEVARQLVNVLGELKITQIVDPAKGARMELPSWVFGV, from the coding sequence ATGGACCGTGCCACATTTTTCGGCTGCTTCGGTTTTGGTGCCGCCGTGCTGCCCTCGCTGGCCCTGACAGCCGGGCAGCAAGCCTCAGGCGGCGTTTTCTCCGGCCTGGGCCAGGCCCGCACCTTTGCCGGCGACAACCTGAGCGGTGTGCGCGTGTTGGGCCAGGACAACAGTTTCACCGTGTTCAAGGCGGGACTCACGCCGGCCTACCGCGTGGCCCTGGGAGAGCTTGTGCTGATCGAGGCCAGCCACGGCATGCCGGGCCTGGTCACCCGGGAGGGGCAGTTTCTCAAGTCCCAGCCCGGGGACAAGACCAATCCGGCCACCGGGCCCGTGTTCATTGAGGGCATCGGACCGGGCGACGCGCTGGCCATGGACATCCTGGACCTCCGGGTGGGCGACTGGGGCTACAGCGGGGGCAAGGTCTACGAAATCCAGGGCGGCTACCTGGTGCTGGAGCCTGGCCTGCACCTTCCGCTCTGGCCCATGCTGGGCGTGGTGGGCGTGGCCCCGGCCGCGGGCGAAATGGACACCGCCACGCCGGGCGACTGCGGCGGCAACATGGACTGCCGTGAGGTGCGCGCCGGGAGCACCCTGGTGCTGAACGCGCAGGTTGAGGGGGCGCTGCTGGGGGTAGGGGACGGGCACGCGGCGCAGGGGGACGGCGAAATCCGCGGCCAGGGCATCGAGACCGACACCCGCACGCTCTGCCGTTTCCGCAAGCTGCCGCAACGGCTTTCCGAGCGGCCGGTGATCCTGCGCCAGGAGATGGTGGCCACCCTGGGGGCGCATGTCGACCTTAACGAGGCGGCCTGGCAGGCCACGGATGACATGGTGGCCCTGTTGCGCCAGGTCACTGGCCGGGAGGAGGAAGTGGCCCGTCAACTGGTCAACGTGCTGGGCGAGCTGAAAATAACCCAGATCGTTGACCCGGCCAAGGGCGCGCGCATGGAGCTGCCGTCCTGGGTCTTCGGGGTCTGA
- a CDS encoding helix-turn-helix transcriptional regulator, which yields MTPRPRLAEPVPSRGGEIEQRFAWLLDRMRDRYLAGGYELDDVHLAQILGVHPGVLRKGKFSSVSPSLAQAAAEAWDVDLNWLLLGRGREPSAQGPLSGLEQIPRETRVARGRWSDAEVRRLMREKGLSQKDLAARLGIPQARAGALARGQLRDPDLRESLAGILGVPVEHLFLVTGNNPPEETALETADTGGLYSLSAVRGALSRILDEHLEAALGSGGRTEHTLEFVPDGISLAVPPPAPSLSELDRLRYERNREVLERWSRSRGAFSVPAEVAGRFCREVSGFYEGGRVDDVGHILRDYISEADQAGGQAGKADPARLQLQDNVLIVGGTQIEVDDPELLARIPEYLNTRTGRLRLLEWLRSNVGGR from the coding sequence ATGACACCACGCCCGAGACTTGCAGAACCTGTCCCCTCCCGCGGAGGGGAGATCGAACAGCGTTTCGCCTGGCTCCTGGACCGCATGCGCGACCGCTATCTGGCCGGTGGGTATGAGCTGGACGATGTCCACCTGGCCCAGATACTGGGCGTGCATCCCGGTGTGCTGCGCAAGGGGAAATTCTCCAGTGTCTCGCCCTCGCTGGCCCAGGCCGCGGCCGAGGCCTGGGATGTCGACCTGAACTGGCTTCTGCTGGGGCGGGGCCGCGAACCCTCTGCGCAAGGGCCCCTTTCCGGCCTGGAGCAGATACCGCGCGAGACCCGCGTTGCCCGCGGGCGCTGGAGCGATGCCGAGGTGCGCCGTCTGATGCGCGAAAAGGGGCTGAGCCAGAAAGACCTGGCCGCGCGCCTGGGCATTCCGCAGGCCCGGGCCGGGGCCCTGGCCCGCGGCCAATTGCGCGACCCCGACCTGCGTGAAAGCCTGGCCGGAATACTCGGCGTCCCGGTGGAGCATCTGTTCCTGGTCACCGGGAATAACCCGCCCGAGGAAACGGCGCTCGAAACCGCTGACACCGGAGGGCTCTACAGCCTGAGCGCGGTGCGGGGCGCGCTGAGCCGCATCCTGGACGAGCACCTGGAGGCCGCACTCGGAAGCGGCGGCCGGACAGAACATACCCTCGAGTTTGTCCCGGACGGGATCAGCCTGGCCGTCCCGCCGCCCGCGCCCAGCCTGTCCGAGCTGGACCGTCTGCGCTACGAGCGCAACCGCGAGGTCCTGGAGCGTTGGAGCCGCAGCCGCGGGGCGTTCAGTGTGCCGGCGGAGGTGGCGGGACGGTTCTGCCGGGAGGTGTCGGGTTTCTACGAGGGCGGCCGCGTGGATGACGTGGGCCACATCCTGCGCGACTACATCAGCGAGGCGGACCAGGCCGGCGGTCAGGCCGGCAAAGCCGATCCGGCCCGGCTGCAGCTTCAGGACAACGTGCTGATAGTCGGAGGGACGCAGATTGAGGTGGATGACCCCGAGTTGCTGGCCCGTATCCCGGAATACCTCAACACGCGCACCGGCCGTCTGCGCCTCCTGGAATGGCTGCGCAGCAACGTGGGCGGCCGCTGA
- a CDS encoding metalloregulator ArsR/SmtB family transcription factor — translation MKNKALCADDIFALQSEFCSIFQNAKRLKILWCLSGGEMTVTRIAEEAGISLSNASQHLRIMKDRRIVTSRKDGQRIFYRITNEKFIQGPILVRQGVTEEYGLDPEEVRLALSRTTELKA, via the coding sequence ATGAAAAACAAAGCGTTGTGCGCCGATGACATCTTTGCTCTCCAGTCCGAATTCTGCTCGATTTTCCAGAATGCCAAGCGGCTGAAAATCCTCTGGTGTCTGAGCGGGGGCGAGATGACAGTCACCCGGATCGCCGAGGAGGCCGGAATCTCTCTGTCCAACGCCTCCCAGCACCTGCGGATCATGAAAGACCGGCGGATTGTCACCTCGCGCAAGGACGGCCAGCGGATTTTCTACCGCATCACCAACGAGAAATTCATCCAGGGACCGATCCTGGTGCGCCAGGGCGTGACCGAGGAGTACGGATTGGACCCCGAGGAAGTCAGGCTCGCTCTTTCCCGGACAACCGAGCTCAAGGCCTGA
- a CDS encoding T9SS type A sorting domain-containing protein: MRKIAGHILKAGALSLLIAYPLFADAVIDLVGYSPQQVTEMHLTTQRSTPLAVAGVGQPVFLNSVNTGATYAWSITTKPGGSQSALSGTSTREVHFMPDMVGAYVVSLTVTDTITTTAELTVNAANYVGIGNIGGASPSFSKGQCAGCHADVAASWGMTNHATTLQRGISGTLSSHFGQNCVQCHSTGYDTLAVNGGFDDLAKTAGWTFPAVMSAGQWDTLVTQHPDLAQLANVQCESCHGPGSQHKGNKSAIAVSYDAGVCAYCHDNKPYYVIPTQWRHSLHGSAFTPSEAFNRAGNTCVPCHTAEGFFEVNFKDAHTAAAPYKNANGQTCQVCHDPHEKGAEHQLRLAEDYLSRDSLGVAKYKSDGTAAHACDVCHHLRPGNELVGARLHESHQSDMLNGTVGYRYAGKKYPEGLHGRYVTNRCVGCHMAAASSDKSDYVGGHTFAVKAEITDSTGAMHEYYNTQACTGCHADMGENFDYHGIQTRVTQLLDQIKAKLPLSNSGSPLYSTADYNAGKLTEKQYRAAYNWYVVNNDGSRGIHNPSLAVSLLEDALEDLGGPETKTCDFTGDGKNNISDVIFFLLLRRADPEDARLDYNNDGTKDISDAVALLAQIRAGTCPNKSTLLAAAGESGVEPMEGLSAEEIRYIEQMAGQFNLTDEEKADLALALYGKGARASLPKAFALAQNTPNPFNPSTTISYSVPEGQNGVQVRLDVYDLRGQRVRSLVNEPKDAGTYTVFWNGTDERGGRVASGVYFYRLQAGSFVQTRKMVMLK, from the coding sequence ATGCGGAAAATCGCAGGACACATTCTCAAAGCGGGTGCTCTGTCACTGCTCATCGCATACCCGCTGTTCGCGGATGCCGTGATCGACCTGGTGGGCTATTCGCCCCAGCAGGTCACGGAGATGCATCTGACGACACAGCGCTCGACGCCCCTGGCTGTAGCCGGGGTCGGCCAGCCGGTCTTCCTGAATAGCGTGAACACGGGCGCCACCTATGCCTGGTCGATCACGACCAAACCGGGCGGCTCACAGTCTGCGTTGAGCGGGACCTCCACCCGCGAGGTCCATTTCATGCCGGATATGGTCGGCGCCTATGTCGTCAGCCTGACCGTGACCGATACTATCACCACCACGGCCGAGCTTACGGTCAACGCGGCGAACTATGTGGGTATCGGCAATATCGGCGGCGCCTCGCCCTCGTTCTCCAAGGGCCAGTGCGCGGGCTGCCATGCCGATGTCGCTGCCTCGTGGGGCATGACCAATCACGCCACCACGCTGCAGCGGGGAATCAGCGGCACCCTGAGCAGCCATTTCGGCCAGAACTGTGTCCAGTGCCATTCCACCGGCTACGACACCCTGGCGGTCAACGGCGGCTTCGATGACCTGGCCAAGACCGCGGGCTGGACTTTCCCCGCGGTCATGAGCGCCGGGCAGTGGGACACACTGGTCACCCAGCACCCCGACCTGGCCCAGTTGGCCAACGTGCAGTGCGAAAGCTGCCACGGCCCGGGCAGCCAGCACAAGGGCAACAAGTCGGCTATCGCGGTGAGCTACGATGCCGGGGTCTGCGCCTACTGCCATGACAACAAGCCGTACTACGTCATTCCGACCCAGTGGCGGCATTCGTTGCACGGCTCTGCTTTCACGCCCTCCGAGGCGTTCAACCGCGCCGGCAACACCTGCGTGCCCTGCCATACGGCCGAGGGATTTTTCGAGGTCAATTTCAAGGACGCACACACCGCGGCCGCGCCCTACAAGAACGCCAACGGACAGACCTGCCAGGTCTGCCACGACCCGCACGAAAAGGGCGCCGAGCACCAGCTCCGCCTGGCCGAGGACTACCTGTCCCGCGATTCGCTGGGTGTGGCCAAGTACAAGTCCGACGGCACCGCGGCGCACGCCTGCGATGTCTGCCACCATCTGCGTCCCGGCAACGAACTGGTCGGGGCCAGGCTGCACGAGTCGCACCAGAGCGACATGCTCAACGGCACTGTGGGCTACCGCTATGCGGGCAAGAAATATCCCGAGGGCCTGCACGGCCGCTATGTCACGAACCGCTGTGTCGGCTGCCACATGGCCGCGGCCAGCTCGGACAAGAGCGACTACGTGGGCGGGCACACCTTTGCCGTGAAAGCCGAGATCACCGACTCGACCGGTGCGATGCATGAATACTACAACACCCAGGCCTGCACGGGCTGCCACGCCGACATGGGTGAGAATTTCGACTATCACGGCATCCAGACCCGCGTGACCCAGCTCCTGGACCAGATCAAAGCCAAACTGCCCCTGTCCAACTCGGGCAGTCCGCTCTACAGCACCGCCGACTACAACGCCGGCAAGCTGACCGAGAAGCAGTACCGGGCGGCCTACAACTGGTATGTCGTGAACAACGACGGCAGCCGGGGCATCCACAACCCGTCGCTGGCGGTCTCACTGCTGGAGGACGCGCTCGAGGACCTGGGCGGACCTGAGACCAAGACCTGCGATTTCACCGGTGACGGCAAGAACAACATCAGCGACGTGATCTTCTTCCTGCTGCTGCGCCGCGCCGATCCCGAGGACGCCCGTCTGGACTACAACAATGACGGGACCAAGGACATCAGCGACGCGGTGGCCCTGCTGGCCCAGATACGGGCCGGCACCTGCCCGAACAAGAGCACCCTGCTGGCAGCGGCCGGCGAAAGCGGCGTGGAGCCGATGGAGGGTCTGAGCGCCGAGGAAATCCGCTACATCGAGCAGATGGCCGGGCAGTTCAACCTGACCGACGAGGAGAAGGCCGACCTGGCCCTGGCCCTGTACGGCAAGGGCGCCAGAGCCAGCCTGCCCAAGGCTTTCGCTTTGGCGCAGAACACGCCCAATCCGTTCAACCCCTCCACCACGATCAGCTACAGTGTGCCCGAGGGGCAGAACGGCGTGCAGGTGCGTCTGGATGTCTACGACCTGCGCGGCCAGCGCGTGCGCAGCCTGGTTAACGAGCCAAAGGACGCGGGCACGTACACCGTGTTCTGGAACGGCACGGATGAGCGAGGCGGCCGGGTCGCCAGCGGAGTGTATTTCTACCGCTTGCAGGCCGGCAGCTTCGTGCAGACCCGCAAGATGGTAATGCTGAAGTAG
- a CDS encoding methylated-DNA--[protein]-cysteine S-methyltransferase has translation MAQRVSLLSLENPLGRFILAATGQGLCRVHRIAEGAEEEETRLRVLKDLEHRFGEVEIIPETADLDPAARYLESFSRDPRAAGRYGGRLDPGGTAFQRRVWDLLIEIPAGKTRGYGELAALAGSPGGARAAGAACGANPLIIVIPCHRAIGADRSLTGFGGGLELKRRLLAAEGALPAETQPSLSPLFENPGA, from the coding sequence ATGGCGCAGAGAGTGAGCCTGCTTAGCTTGGAGAATCCGCTGGGGCGTTTTATCCTGGCCGCCACCGGGCAGGGGCTGTGCCGGGTGCACCGGATCGCGGAGGGAGCGGAGGAGGAAGAAACACGCCTGCGGGTGCTCAAAGACCTGGAGCACCGTTTCGGCGAGGTCGAGATAATACCCGAAACGGCGGACCTGGACCCCGCGGCCCGTTACCTGGAGAGTTTCAGCCGCGACCCGCGCGCGGCCGGGCGCTACGGGGGCCGGCTGGACCCCGGCGGCACCGCGTTCCAGCGGCGGGTCTGGGATCTTCTGATCGAAATACCGGCAGGCAAGACCCGCGGCTACGGCGAACTGGCCGCCCTGGCCGGCTCACCGGGCGGGGCGCGGGCCGCCGGGGCGGCCTGCGGGGCCAACCCACTGATAATAGTAATCCCCTGCCACCGCGCCATCGGCGCGGACCGCAGCCTGACCGGGTTTGGCGGCGGTCTGGAGCTCAAGCGCCGTCTGCTGGCAGCCGAGGGAGCACTCCCCGCGGAAACGCAACCCAGCCTGTCACCCCTGTTCGAGAATCCGGGCGCCTGA